AAACAGATCGTGGACCAGGGCGTGTTTTTGAGCGCGCGGTTTAGTGCGCGTAAATTAGGAAGATGTACCACCGGGTCCAGATAGGCCAGTCGCCGCGCACGGCCGCTCACAACCCGCTGCCGCGTAGCCAGTACGGCCATATAATTGACAATAAAAGAAAAAACCAGATAGCTCGAAGAGGTAATCGCTAATTGCGTATCATAGCCTGAATACCAGGGCGTATAGCGCTGATAATAATGGATGGAGGTAATCAGTACGACAGCCCAGATGATTGAAATAAATTTATAGCCATAACGCATCGCGCCCCACAGCATGACCGGCAATAATAACGAAAGCATATAGTTAGTACTAAATATTGAGCTATTATCGGTCAATGGCATACACAGTATAAACATCAGCATAATCAATACGGCCAGCCAAATAACAATCTCCTTTTTGGTGACCTTACTGTCAATTTGCAACTTTAATTGCTGATAATACCCCCGCAGGTGCAGCGGATTACGGATAGTACGGATAATAAAATAGCACAGCGGCACACCGATAAGATTACCGACCAGTAATGCCTGGTAATTAATTAGCGTGTTGATATTAAAGGGCATTACTCCCATCAGGCTGACTTTACTTTCGTACATCCCAACAAAAACGGCAAACTGGTAGATAACCAGGAATAATGTTGCCGAGCAAAATACCTGCCAGAACATTCGTTGAAACATCAGATGGGCGTCGCCGTGAGAAACATTGTTACGCCGGGGGGAAAAGACGCGGTAGCCGCCCCAACTGAGCACGATGGTAATGATAAAATGCATCGCTACGGAGAGCGTTTCATATAATCCTGTTTGCGAGTATCTGCGCCAGAAAATAGCAGCCACAATGCCTGGCAGCGCTGCCCAACCGAAAAACAACATCAGGCTAAGCGTAAAAGCTAAAGGCAGATAAAACAGAACCACATTTCCGGTGCTGGTATGCGCATAAGTATTTGCGCTGCTTAAAACAGGTAATAGAATTGAGGGCAGCACGAGTGGGAGTCCCCACCATTTATCTCTGATATTTATATAAGTTTTATTTAGCTTCATAGATGCTCAGCAGAACCCCCCAATCCCAAAGGGGCGTTAACAGACAGGCATCCCACCTGACCTTAAATTGATGATGAGATATACATCACACTATAGTCATCGATTGTAATTATTAAATAAAAGTAACATTTGATTTAAGTCAATTATTACCCTTCTCTCGATGCCTTTATTCACCTTTTTATCCTTCGTTATCATTAATTTATTATTAATGTAAATACTAAAATTATTTTCCATAACAATATAAGATAAATTAACTGACGCAATTTTACATCATGAGGAATTGACCAGCGGTTCGCAGTATGCCTTAATGTAGATTGAACGCAGGCTCGTTACGTTCTTCGCCTTGAGAACATTCTCTGAAGATCCCAGCCTGATACCGCCCACGACGCTGGGCATACTTTAAGGAACCCTTTGTGAGTCAGGCCAACAGTATGCGAAAACGACATCGATTTAACAGTCGCATGACCCGTATCGTACTGCTTATCAGCTTTATCTTCTTCTTTGGACGTTTTGTCTACTCTTCTATCGGTGCCTGGCACCACCACCAGGATAAAAAAGAAGCGCAACAGTCAACGCTCTCTGTTGACACGCCAGTCCAGCGTTAAATGGCTTTCATCCGTTAAATAAAAGAGCGATCGTGGTACTATCGCACAGGCCTGCTATGTGTTATCCAGCCCTTCCTTCCTGTTCCCTGCTTGTCTTATTAACAGAATAAAAACAAAGCATAAAGCCAATTAATGCTTTGTTTTTTAATGAAAAAACACAATCAACTACAAGAAAGGATAGTTTACTTTTTTTAGGATTACTCTTAAATACATCCTTTTTTATGCTATTAATTTTTACAAGGATTAGTGATGTATTTTAAAAAAAATGCTTTGCCTCTGGTTATTATCGCCTCTTTTTCTCTTGCTGGATGCCAGTCCAATGCGGATGACTACGCCGCAGATGTTTATCAAACCGGGCAGTTAAACGCAAAACAAGAGACCAGGACGGTGAATATAATTTCTGTTTTGCCCGCTAAAGTCGCCGTAGATAATACGGCCAACAAAAAGGCTGCTCAGACCTTTGGCGCAATACTTGGCGCCGTGGCTGGTGGTGTTACCGGTCATAATGTCGGATCGGGCAGCGGTTTAGGTACAACCGCCGGGGCTGTGGGCGGTGGAGCCGTTGGCGCGGCAGCCGGTTCATTGGTGAAAGATAAAACGTTAGTTGAAGGCGTCTCTCTGACGTACAAAGAAGGAACGAAGATTTATACCTCCACCCAGGTGGGAAAATCTTGCCAGTTTACAACGGGTCTGGCCATCGTTATCTCTACTAAAGATAATGAAACGCGAATTCAGCCGAATACGAAATGCCCTGAAAAAAGCTAAATATCAGGAGATTTCATGAAGAAGGTTATTTTAGGCGCTATTTTATTCACGATAAGCGGGTCGGCGTTATCTTCTTCCTTACAGGATCAGCTCGCGGCGGTCGCCCAGGCTGAACAGCAGGGAAAAAATGAAGAAAACAGACAACGTGACTCTTTGCAAGCCAAACGAGACAGAGAGGCTCAGCAGGAACGACAAAGGCAAGCCAATGCAGCGGCGCTTGCTCAACAGCGAGCAAAAGCGGCAGAAGCTGAAAGAAAAGCACGGCGAGCAAAATTAGATGCAGAAGCCGCTCAGGATAAACAGCGCGATCAGAGCTACGAGGATGAGCTTCGTCAATTAGAAATTCAGAAGCAAAAACTGGCGCTGGCCAGAGAAGAAGCCAGGGTTAAACGAGAAAATGAATTTATCGATCAGGAGCTTAAAAGTCAGGCTGCCCGGACAGATGTGATTCAATCTCACGCTGACGCAAACAGGAATCTATCTGAAGGCAGCCGCGATCTGTTGCAAAGTGAAGGTAAAGCCCGTGAGGAGAAGGCCAGCGGTTGGTTTAACTGATTAATTATTTCTGACCTGTAAAAAAACCTCTGTGCGAGCAGAGGTTTCTGCCTGAAAATGGGAGGATATCGGTCCTGACAGCGTGCGGCATAACTCGTTTCAATAAATAATAAAGTCGACACTACACTGTAGTAACTTGCATTTTAAAATAAATGGAAGGCGCTAATAATGCCCTTATTATAATACCCGCCTGCATATTAACGCATAGTTATAATACCCCAACACTATTTTAGTCACGATTTTATTCCCGAAAACTTATTATTGAGATAAAAAAACCCGCTGAGAAGCGGGTTGTGTATCAACGTTCTAATTTAACAAGGGAAAATCATTCCCACTCAATGGTTGCCGGCGGCTTACCGCTGATGTCATACACCACGCGGGAAATGCCGTTGACTTCATTGATAATGCGGTTCGAAACGCGCCCCAGGAAGTCATAAGGCAGGTGTGCCCAGTGTGCGGTCATAAAGTCAATGGTTTCAACAGCACGTAGGGATACAACCCAGTCGTATTTACGCCCATCGCCCATCACGCCGACGGAACGTACCGGCAGGAAGACGGTGAATGCCTGGCTTACTTTGTCGTACAGATCGGCTTTGCGTAGCTCTTCAATGAAAATGGCATCAGCGCGACGCAGCAGGTCGCAGTACTCTTTCTTCACTTCTCCCAACACACGAACGCCCAGACCCGGTCCCGGGAATGGATGACGGTACAGCATGTCATACGGCAGGCCCAACTCCAGACCAATCTTACGCACTTCGTCTTTGAACAGCTCTTTCAGCGGCTCAACCAGCCCCATCTTCATCTCTTTCGGCAGTCCGCCGACGTTGTGGTGAGATTTGATGACGTGTGCTTTACCGGTGGCAGAAGCAGCAGATTCGATCACGTCAGGGTAGATAGTCCCCTGCGCCAGCCATTTCACATCTTCCAGTTTCAGCGCTTCTTCATCGAACACTTCGACGAACACACGACCGATGATCTTACGTTTCGCTTCCGGATCATTCTCTCCTGCCAGCGCAGACAGGAAGCGATCTTCTGCCGGAACGTGCACAATGTTCAGACCAAAGTGGTCGCCGAACATGTCCATCACCTGCTCCGCTTCGTTTAAACGCAGCAGACCGTTATCAACGAACACGCAGGTCAGGTTTTTGCCGATAGCACGGTGCAGCAGCATGGCGGTGACGGAGGAGTCAACGCCACCGGACAAGCCGAGAATAACGTTGTCTTCACCGACCTGCTCACGAATACGCGCTACCGCGTCGTCGATAATCTTCGCCGGCGTCCAGAGGGCTTCACACTGGCAGATATCGCGCACAAAACGCTCCAGCATACGCATTCCCTGGCGGGTATGGGTTACTTCCGGGTGGAACTGTACGCCATAGAAACGTTTTTCTTCATTCGCCATAATGGCAAACGGACAACTCTCGGTGCTGGCAACGGTAACGAAATCCGCCGGGATCGCCGTCACTTTATCGCCGTGGCTCATCCAGACATCCAGCAGAGGTTTGCCATCGGCAGTCAGGGAGTCTTCAATGCCGCGCACCAGCGCGCTGTCATTGACCACTTCAACCTGCGCATAGCCAAACTCACGCTCGTTAGAGCCTTCCACATGACCACCCAACTGCATAGCCATGGTCTGCATGCCGTAACATACGCCAAATACCGGCACGCCAGCTTCAAAAACATACTGTGGTGCGCGCGGGCTGTTTTCTTCAGTGGTGCTTTCCGGGCCGCCGGAAAGAATAATACCGCTTGGATTGAATTCGCGAATTTGTGCTTCCGTCACATCCCATGCCCACAGTTCGCAATAAACGCCCAGTTCACGCACGCGGCGTGCGACTAACTGTGTGTATTGCGATCCGAAATCAAGAATGAGAATGCGATGTTTATGAATATTGTCTGTCATTGACGCTAATTCCGAGGCAAGTGAAACAGATTAAATAAATCGCCCGACGCGAAGGTCGGGCGAAGAAAATCAGGAACCCAGACGGTAGTTCGGGGACTCTTTGGTAATGGTCACGTCGTGAACGTGGCTTTCCTGAATGCCCGCACCGCTGATACGTACGAACTCTGCTTTAGTACGAAGCTCGTCGATGGTAGCACAACCGGTCAGCCCCATACAGGAACGCAGGCCGCCCATCTGCTGGTGAATGATCTCTTTCAGGCGGCCTTTATAGGCCACGCGCCCTTCAATGCCTTCCGGGACCAGTTTGTCCGCGGCGTTATCGCTCTGGAAATAACGGTCAGAAGAACCTTTGGACATTGCGCCCAGCGAGCCCATCCCACGGTAAGATTTGTAAGAGCGTCCCTGATACAGTTCGATTTCGCCCGGAGATTCTTCGGTACCGGCCAGCATGGAACCCACCATTACCGCGCTGGCACCAGCAGCAATTGCTTTCGCGATATCGCCGGAGAAACGGATACCACCATCGGCGATAACCGGAATACCGGTGCCTTCCAGCGCTTCAACCGCATCAGAAACGGCGGTGATCTGCGGTACGCCGACGCCGGTTACAATACGCGTGGTACAGATGGAGCCCGGGCCGATACCCACTTTCACCGCGCTGCAACCCGCTTCCGCCAGCGCGCGTGCGCCTGCGCCCGTTGCGATATTGCCGCCGATGATTTGCAGATCCGGATATTTAGCGCGCGTTTCACGAATACGTTGCAGAACCCCTTCGGAATGACCATGAGATGAGTCAATCAACAGCACGTCCACACCTGCCGCCACCAGCGCGTCGACACGCTCCTCGTTACCCGCTCCTGCGCCAACTGCCGCGCCGACTCGCAACCGGCCCTGCTCATCTTTACAGGAATTGGGTTTACGTTCCGCTTTCTGGAAATCTTTTACAGTAATCATGCCGAGCAGATGAAAATTATCATCAACGACCAGCGCTTTTTCCACGCGCTTTTCGTGCATCTTTGCCAGAACCACTTCGCGGGCTTCGCCTTCGCGAACAGTCACCAGACGCGCTTTCGGCGTCATATATACGCTCACCGGCTGGCTCAGATCGGTGACAAAACGCACGTCACGACCGGTAATAATCCCGACCAGTTCATTATCTTCGGTCACTACCGGATAGCCAGCAAAGCCGTTACGTTCGGTCAGTTCTTTTACTTCACGCAGGGTGGTGGTCGGCAGCACGGTCTGCGGATCGGTGACGACGCCTGATTCATGTTTTTTCACCCGGCGAACTTCTTCCGCCTGACGCGCAATAGACATGTTTTTGTGGATAAAACCGATGCCGCCTTCCTGGGCCAGAGCAATAGCCAGGCGCGCTTCCGTCACGGTGTCCATCGCCGCAGAGAGCATAGGAATGTTCAGACGAATGGTTTTCGTTAACTGCGTGCTGAGATCGGCAGTATTCGGCAGAACGGTGGAATGAGCGGGAACGAGGAGGACGTCGTCAAACGTCAGGGCTTCTTTAGCGATACGTAGCATGGGCAATATCTCACCTGGGAGGTTAATAAATATTGCCGCGGCATTATACAGAACGTAATCGGTTGCATCTACATTTTTTTGCAAATAGTGCTTGCGATCCCCTGTGAGCAGGTTACTATCGATTGAATAACCTGCTGATTTAGAATTTGATCCCGCTCACATGTTATCCTCTCAGACCTCCTCAATTTTTACTGTAAGCCGCCTCAACCAGACGGTTCGTCTGCTGTTAGAACAGGAGATGGGACAGGTGTGGCTCAGCGGCGAGATCTCTAATTTTACACAGCCCGCGTCTGGCCATTGGTACTTCACTTTAAAAGACGATAACGCCCAGGTACGCTGCGCGATGTTTCGCAACAGCAATCGCCGGGTAACCTTTCGGCCACTGCATGGTCAGCAGGTACTGGTTCGCGCCAATATCACCTTATACGAACCGCGCGGCGACTATCAGATCATTGTTGAGAGTATGCAGCCGGCGGGTGAAGGTCTCTTACAGCAAAAATATGAGCAGCTAAAGGCCAAATTGCAGGCTGAGGGGCTGTTCGATCAGCAGTTCAAACAAGCTCTTCCCTCCCCAGCGCACTGCGTGGGGATTATCACCTCAAAAACCGGTGCGGCGTTGCACGATATTCTGCATGTGCTGAAACGGCGCGACCCTTCTCTGCCAGTGATGATTTACCCTACCGCCGTT
The Salmonella bongori NCTC 12419 DNA segment above includes these coding regions:
- a CDS encoding YfgG family protein, which produces MSQANSMRKRHRFNSRMTRIVLLISFIFFFGRFVYSSIGAWHHHQDKKEAQQSTLSVDTPVQR
- a CDS encoding outer membrane lipoprotein is translated as MMYFKKNALPLVIIASFSLAGCQSNADDYAADVYQTGQLNAKQETRTVNIISVLPAKVAVDNTANKKAAQTFGAILGAVAGGVTGHNVGSGSGLGTTAGAVGGGAVGAAAGSLVKDKTLVEGVSLTYKEGTKIYTSTQVGKSCQFTTGLAIVISTKDNETRIQPNTKCPEKS
- a CDS encoding DUF5384 family protein, producing the protein MKKVILGAILFTISGSALSSSLQDQLAAVAQAEQQGKNEENRQRDSLQAKRDREAQQERQRQANAAALAQQRAKAAEAERKARRAKLDAEAAQDKQRDQSYEDELRQLEIQKQKLALAREEARVKRENEFIDQELKSQAARTDVIQSHADANRNLSEGSRDLLQSEGKAREEKASGWFN
- the guaA gene encoding glutamine-hydrolyzing GMP synthase produces the protein MTDNIHKHRILILDFGSQYTQLVARRVRELGVYCELWAWDVTEAQIREFNPSGIILSGGPESTTEENSPRAPQYVFEAGVPVFGVCYGMQTMAMQLGGHVEGSNEREFGYAQVEVVNDSALVRGIEDSLTADGKPLLDVWMSHGDKVTAIPADFVTVASTESCPFAIMANEEKRFYGVQFHPEVTHTRQGMRMLERFVRDICQCEALWTPAKIIDDAVARIREQVGEDNVILGLSGGVDSSVTAMLLHRAIGKNLTCVFVDNGLLRLNEAEQVMDMFGDHFGLNIVHVPAEDRFLSALAGENDPEAKRKIIGRVFVEVFDEEALKLEDVKWLAQGTIYPDVIESAASATGKAHVIKSHHNVGGLPKEMKMGLVEPLKELFKDEVRKIGLELGLPYDMLYRHPFPGPGLGVRVLGEVKKEYCDLLRRADAIFIEELRKADLYDKVSQAFTVFLPVRSVGVMGDGRKYDWVVSLRAVETIDFMTAHWAHLPYDFLGRVSNRIINEVNGISRVVYDISGKPPATIEWE
- the guaB gene encoding IMP dehydrogenase; translation: MLRIAKEALTFDDVLLVPAHSTVLPNTADLSTQLTKTIRLNIPMLSAAMDTVTEARLAIALAQEGGIGFIHKNMSIARQAEEVRRVKKHESGVVTDPQTVLPTTTLREVKELTERNGFAGYPVVTEDNELVGIITGRDVRFVTDLSQPVSVYMTPKARLVTVREGEAREVVLAKMHEKRVEKALVVDDNFHLLGMITVKDFQKAERKPNSCKDEQGRLRVGAAVGAGAGNEERVDALVAAGVDVLLIDSSHGHSEGVLQRIRETRAKYPDLQIIGGNIATGAGARALAEAGCSAVKVGIGPGSICTTRIVTGVGVPQITAVSDAVEALEGTGIPVIADGGIRFSGDIAKAIAAGASAVMVGSMLAGTEESPGEIELYQGRSYKSYRGMGSLGAMSKGSSDRYFQSDNAADKLVPEGIEGRVAYKGRLKEIIHQQMGGLRSCMGLTGCATIDELRTKAEFVRISGAGIQESHVHDVTITKESPNYRLGS